TGCTCGCGGTCGCCGGCGAGCGCGTGCCGGTCGTCGCCGGCGACGCGCTCCGACTGCCGTTTGCCGACGGCGCCTTCGATCTGGTCGTCTGTCAGGCGCTGTTGATCAACCTGCCCGACCCCGCGGCCGCAGTGTCCGAGTTCGCCCGCGTCTCCGCGGACCTAGTCGCCGCCGTCGAACCGAACAACGCCGCCGTCGAGGTCGACTCGAGCGTCGACCGGGAAGATGCTCTCGAGCGGCGGGCGCGACGGGCCTACCTCGACGGCGTCGACACCGACGTCGCGCTCGGGGCCGACGCCCGCGACGCCTTCGAGGACGCCGGCCTCGAGGTGCTCGAAACGCGCCGGTACGATCACGTCCGAACGGTCGAACCGCCCTACGACGAGGGGGCGCTGCTCGAGGCCCGCCGAAAGGCGACGGGCGCGGGGCTGGCTGACGACCGCGAGACGATGCTCGAGGGCGCGTTGACCGCAGCGGAGTACGACGACCTCCGGAGCGCGTGGCGGGAGATGGGTCGGGACGTCGTCGACCAGATGGAAACCGGCGACTACGAGCGCGAGGAGACGGTGCCGTTCTTCGTCACCGTCGGCCGGGTCGACGGCGCCGGATCGGAGCCGTAGTCGCCGCCGTCGAGCGTCGCAATCGGTGTCAGCGGGGGCACATCTACATGATGGTGGCCCGCCTTGCGGACGATATGGCCGCGATCGAACTCGAGGGACTAACCAAGGACTACGGGACGGTGCTGGCCAACAACGACGTGACCTTCGACGTCGAGGACGGCGAGATCTTCGGCTACCTCGGACCCAACGGCGCGGGAAAGACCACGACGATCCGCACGCTGCTCGGGTTCATCTCGCCGACGGCCGGCACCGCGCGGCTGCTCGGCCGCGACGTCACCGACGAGTCGGCCCTGCTCGAGGCGAAACGCCGGCTCGGCTACTTGCCCGACAATCCGGCGTTCGACGAGTCGGCGACCGGGCGAGAGATTCTCGACCTGCACGCGTCGATCAAAGGCGACGAGCGCAGCGCGGACCTGCTCGAGTTGTTCGATCCGCCGCTCGATCGCGAGGTTCGGGAGTACTCCCACGGGAACGTCCGCAAACTCGGGCTGGTGACGACGTTCATGCACGATCCCGACCTCGTCATCTTGGACGAGCCGACCAGTGGACTCGATCCGCTGATGCAGCAGCGGTTCGCCGAGTTCCTCCGGGCCGAACGCGACCGCGGCGTGACGGTGTTCTTCTCCTCGCACGTCCTGAGCGAGGTACGACGACTCTGCGACCGCGTCGGCATCATCCGAAACGGCCGCCTCGTCGCGGTCGAACCGGTCGACGCCCTGCTCGACCGGAGCGGCAAGGTCGTCCACCTCCGCGCCGACGACCCGATCCCGGCGGCGGCGCTCGAGCTCGCCGGCGTGCACGACCTCGAAGTTGGGCGTTCTGCGGACGCCGATTCCGCGACGGGGAGCCGAGCGCCCGAGGCCGCAGCCGACGCGTTCACGGAGTGTACCTTCACGTTCACCGGCGACGTCAACGCTTTGCTCGAGCGGCTTCGCGAGTACCGGCTGCTGGATCTCTCGATCGAGGAAGCGCCGCTCGAGGACGTTTTCATGCGGTTTTACGGCGACAGCGAGGCGGAGTCCGCGTCCGCGCTCGAGTCGCCGGCGGGGGAACGGAAGAACGCGGGCGCCGCGACCGAGGTGACCGACGATGCTTGAACTCGCCCGGTACGACGGCCGTCACCGGCTCAAGGGGAGCCTCTACCTGTCGATCGCGATGTCGCTGCTAGCCGTCGTCGTCATCTGGATCTATCCTTCGTTCAGCGGCTCGTTCGAGGACGTCGACGAGCAGTTCCTGCAGGCGTATCCCGAGGGCGTCATCCAGGTGTTCGACATCCGAACGATGGCCGTCCTCGAGGGCTTTCTCGCATTCGAACTCTACATCTTCGGCTGGACGATCATGCTCGGGCTCTACCTGGCTTACCTCGCCGCCGGAACGATCGCCGGCGACGTCGAACACGGGCGGATGGATATCCTCCTCTCGATGCCCGTCTCGCGGGCCCGCACCGTCGCGGAGAAGTTCGCCTCGCTGGCCGTCCCGATCCTCGTCGTCAACGCCGTCGTACCGGTCGTCGTCTACGTCGCGGCCGCGCTGGTCGACGAACCCATTTCCGCCGCGGACCTGCTCGCGCTCCACGCGTTCGCCGTTCCCTATCTGTTCGCCTGCGCCGGCATCGGCCTCGTCGCCTCGGTCGTCGTCGACCGAACGAGCATCGCCCAACGGCTCGCGCTCGGCGTCACGTTCGGGTTGTTCATGCTCGAGTCGCTGCTCGGGGGGACCGACTACGAGGCCGTCGGCGCAATCGCGCCGATGCGGTACTTCGATCCGAACGCGATCCTCTTAGAGAGCAGCTACGACCTCGTCGACGCGGGCGTGCTCGTCGCGATGACGATCGCCCTGCTAGCTGTGAGTCAGTGGTGGTTCGGCCGGCGCGATATCGCCTGATTCGAGCGATGCGCACCTCGAGGGATCCCGAATGCGGTCACGGCGACCGGTCCTCGGGATAGATCGTGTTCTCGATGAGGGTTCGGACGCCGCGACGGAACCGTTCCGACGCCGCGTTCGACGAGATGTCGAACCGATCCGCGAGTTCGGCGAGCGAACAGGAACGGGGGATATCGAGGTAACCGGCGTCG
This portion of the Halopiger aswanensis genome encodes:
- a CDS encoding class I SAM-dependent methyltransferase yields the protein MREFSEDYLRRTRRGMWDDSRDALEPLNLESRERILDVGCGTGELSRVLAAESPADCEVVGCDADPALLAVAGERVPVVAGDALRLPFADGAFDLVVCQALLINLPDPAAAVSEFARVSADLVAAVEPNNAAVEVDSSVDREDALERRARRAYLDGVDTDVALGADARDAFEDAGLEVLETRRYDHVRTVEPPYDEGALLEARRKATGAGLADDRETMLEGALTAAEYDDLRSAWREMGRDVVDQMETGDYEREETVPFFVTVGRVDGAGSEP
- a CDS encoding ABC transporter ATP-binding protein, with amino-acid sequence MAAIELEGLTKDYGTVLANNDVTFDVEDGEIFGYLGPNGAGKTTTIRTLLGFISPTAGTARLLGRDVTDESALLEAKRRLGYLPDNPAFDESATGREILDLHASIKGDERSADLLELFDPPLDREVREYSHGNVRKLGLVTTFMHDPDLVILDEPTSGLDPLMQQRFAEFLRAERDRGVTVFFSSHVLSEVRRLCDRVGIIRNGRLVAVEPVDALLDRSGKVVHLRADDPIPAAALELAGVHDLEVGRSADADSATGSRAPEAAADAFTECTFTFTGDVNALLERLREYRLLDLSIEEAPLEDVFMRFYGDSEAESASALESPAGERKNAGAATEVTDDA
- a CDS encoding ABC transporter permease subunit, whose product is MLELARYDGRHRLKGSLYLSIAMSLLAVVVIWIYPSFSGSFEDVDEQFLQAYPEGVIQVFDIRTMAVLEGFLAFELYIFGWTIMLGLYLAYLAAGTIAGDVEHGRMDILLSMPVSRARTVAEKFASLAVPILVVNAVVPVVVYVAAALVDEPISAADLLALHAFAVPYLFACAGIGLVASVVVDRTSIAQRLALGVTFGLFMLESLLGGTDYEAVGAIAPMRYFDPNAILLESSYDLVDAGVLVAMTIALLAVSQWWFGRRDIA